In one window of Tenrec ecaudatus isolate mTenEca1 chromosome 3, mTenEca1.hap1, whole genome shotgun sequence DNA:
- the LSM6 gene encoding U6 snRNA-associated Sm-like protein LSm6, with protein MSLRKQTPSDFLKQIIGRPVVVKLNSGVDYRGVLACLDGYMNIALEQTEEYVNGQLKNKYGDAFIRGNNVLYISTQKRRM; from the exons ATGAGTCTGCGGAAGCAAACCCCCAGTGACTTCTTAAAGCAAATCATCGGACGACCGGTTGTGGTAAAGTTAAACTCGGGAGTGGATTATCGAG GGGTCCTGGCTTGCCTGGATGGCTACATGAACATAGCCCTGGAGCAGACAGAGGAATATGTAAACGGACAACTGAAGAACAAGTACGGGGATGCCTTTATCCGCGGGAACAATG TGTTATACATAAGCACACAGAAGAGGAGGATGTGA